Proteins co-encoded in one Methanomicrobia archaeon genomic window:
- a CDS encoding V-type ATPase subunit produces MSVSNYANVYARIRARVGDIIDEGRLRELVDARPGEFLSLLMDTAYKEKLAKAGLTTVDARGIEIALKDELVDQYQMVLRSTKGATRDIFEEILRRLEVKNLKAIIRAKAAAARTRGPEDILIFPVEDIFKRRISKLKDYNSLDEVLSHVESPYRDALESVLLEYEETDRLFVLEKSLDEELCGAIWDKTDKLRRIDKEIVKKIVGSELDFVNLMTVLRCKAEGIAEDELRDYLLPYSYAVDFTAAALNDSVSAENVTAAIRAMPTSDYKNVLTRTVPLYESDRSLIPFEDALWRYFFVTVKKTLKGYPINIGTIIGFLYLKELEIQNLCTIAVCKENDLPPEEISKLVLSS; encoded by the coding sequence GTCCAGGAGAGTTCCTCTCGTTACTCATGGATACCGCGTATAAAGAGAAATTAGCGAAAGCGGGGTTGACAACGGTAGACGCGCGCGGCATAGAAATCGCGTTGAAGGATGAACTCGTCGACCAGTATCAAATGGTACTCAGATCCACAAAAGGAGCGACACGGGACATTTTTGAAGAGATCCTTAGACGGTTAGAGGTGAAGAATCTCAAAGCGATTATACGGGCGAAAGCTGCTGCCGCGCGAACACGAGGTCCCGAAGACATTCTAATTTTTCCCGTTGAAGATATTTTCAAGCGCAGAATAAGCAAATTGAAGGATTATAACTCGCTAGATGAAGTACTGAGCCACGTAGAGAGTCCGTATAGAGACGCTCTGGAAAGCGTGCTACTCGAGTACGAGGAAACGGATCGGCTATTCGTCCTTGAGAAGTCGCTTGATGAGGAACTCTGCGGCGCGATCTGGGATAAAACCGACAAGTTAAGGAGGATCGATAAGGAGATCGTAAAGAAAATAGTGGGGTCGGAATTGGATTTCGTGAATCTCATGACGGTGCTGCGATGCAAAGCCGAAGGGATAGCGGAAGATGAACTGCGAGATTACTTATTGCCCTACTCGTACGCCGTTGATTTCACTGCGGCGGCGCTGAATGACTCGGTATCGGCGGAGAATGTCACTGCAGCTATCCGCGCAATGCCCACCTCTGACTATAAGAACGTGTTAACCCGCACAGTGCCCTTGTACGAGTCGGATAGGTCGCTTATTCCCTTCGAGGACGCACTCTGGCGATACTTCTTCGTGACCGTGAAGAAGACTTTGAAGGGCTATCCGATTAATATTGGCACGATCATTGGCTTTCTGTACCTGAAGGAGCTGGAGATACAGAATCTCTGCACCATCGCGGTCTGCAAGGAGAACGACCTACCACCCGAGGAAATCTCAAAACTTGTTCTCTCCTCTTAG